From Bombus vancouverensis nearcticus chromosome 15, iyBomVanc1_principal, whole genome shotgun sequence, the proteins below share one genomic window:
- the LOC117157393 gene encoding uncharacterized protein LOC117157393 isoform X1: MEDSYTVHRRRKAAARRREKTPDPSSRNQRLVETSDDEEEARRARMEQMAEDAERAELEDREKRSKEEDLQLKVEERKKRSPSKVKDADGRKVSEEKKSSASPQKESQARESDAKDETTAQSVRKELASQVDNGSPVKEATKSGEVVTKYQDAIPSSKDIDGDIDQPIEPRKVERRLKKKSRERMERHGQSTDSSDMEDIDRHPRRTKSPETGRFRIKKSSSKKISSGDSEVGVKEAIEKPPREKKSSKQKLEGDDQAKPERGRSRVHSQTDDTDEDRKMKKSESFPRQTEEISMKRSSSDIKKQIIPLSNDSLMKDFARAQEEYLKREQNILDADIPDVFEDAQEEKSLRRRKFSTPLTETEQEAIEKSIEKLKESERRKGWFSWLPFFGKKKEDKEDDDPEKKEDHEEPEKVKPPKQKEEPTKVKREDKFLEVRLDQPAKVTFMDFLRAMKDVVAEFKAFVAQNPREAQIVRGLRNRCLSELMLVMIYCGLGAFIFRFTEGAFETFYKCGVKRVKRDFLDSLWNYSHNLREDDWKSMARRKLMEFEEQLHTAHEAGVHTYSGQRSWSFLNAVVYCLTVITTIGYGHISPSTTTGRAITIVYAIFGIPMFLIILADFGKLFTRGIKFLWAFVRRVYYTGSCRKVRRTVPVQEVMKGVQLVYDLATFKRPSQINPEDIEEIQKQAPQSQTVLNLDGNVPDTPGTPAMSAFAIDDEFNLPISVAIFILLGYIFIGATLFCLSEGWGFFESFYFVFISMSTIGFGDYVPKHPIYMMCSIIYLVFGLALTSMCINVVQVMLSDSFKQASQKIGATIGFEIAEEDQSVNPAVPPPVEVADVHTTIKESDSGEKVAPKAKQEDVDL; the protein is encoded by the exons ATGGAGGACAGTTACACAGTACACAGGCGGCGCAAAGCCGCGGCCAGAAGGCGCGAGAAGACACCGGACCCTTCCTCGAGGAACCAACGATTGGTGGAAActtccgacgacgaggaagaggCGAGACGCGCCAGGATGGAGCAGATGGCGGAGGATGCTGAGCGGGCCGAGTTGGAGGATCGGGAGAAGAGAAGCAAGGAGGAAGATTTGCAGCTGAAGGTCGAGGAGAGAAAGAAGCGGAGCCCAAGCAAGGTCAAGGACGCTGATGGTAGAAAGGTGAGCGAAGAGAAGAAGAGTTCTGCTTCTCCTCAGAAAGAATCGCAAGCACGTGAGAGTGACGCTAAAGATGAGACCACTGCACAGTCGGTAAGGAAGGAATTGGCTAGCCAAGTGGATAACGGAAGTCCAGTGAAGGAAGCGACCAAGAGTGGAGAAGTTGTTACGAAGTATCAGGATGCTATACCGAGCTCAAAGGATATTGATGGTGATATAGATCAACCGATTGAACCGAGGAAGGTGGAAAGACGTTTGAAGAAGAAGTCGAGGGAAAGAATGGAGAGACACGGTCAGTCGACTGACTCTAGCGATATGGAGGATATAGACAGGCATCCGAGAAGAACTAAATCGCCGGAAACAGGGAGATTTAGAATAAAGAAGAGTTCCTCGAAGAAAATTAGCAGCGGTGATTCCGAAGTTGGAGTAAAAGAGGCGATCGAGAAGCCTCCAAGGGAGAAGAAGTCCAGTAAACAGAAGCTTGAGGGAGACGATCAAGCGAAACCTGAAAGAGGACGTTCTAGAGTTCATAGTCAAACTGACGATACCGACGAGGATCGTAAAATGAAGAAAAGCGAATCTTTCCCTCGGCAGACGGAAGAAATCTCGATGAAGAGATCCTCCTCTGACATAAAGAAGCAGATAATTCCTTTGAGTAACGACAGTCTAATGAAAGATTTCGCTAGAGCCCAAGAGGAATATCTGAAGAGAGAGCAGAACATCCTCGATGCCGATATTCCGGATGTGTTCGAGGATGCTCAAGAAGAAAAGTCGCTGAGAAGAAGAAAATTCAGTACACCGCTCACAGAGACGGAACAAGAAGCCATCGAGAAATCTATCGAGAAGCTGAAAGAGTCTGAGAGAAGAAAAGGTTGGTTTTCTTGGCTGCCATTCTTTGGCAAGAAAAAGGAAGACAAAGAAGACGATGACCCAGAGAAGAAAGAAGACCACGAAGAACCAGAGAAAGTCAAACCACCAAAACAAAAGGAAGAACCGACAAAAGTTAAAAGAGAAGACAAATTCTTAGAAGTAAGACTGGACCAACCGGCGAAAGTCACTTTCATGGACTTTTTAAGGGCAATGAAAGACGTGGTTGCAGAGTTTAAGGCGTTCGTCGCGCAAAATCCTCGGGAAGCACAAATTGTAAGAGGATTGAGAAATCGTTGCTTGTCAGAATTAATGTTGGTGATGATCTACTGTGGTTTGGGCGCGTTTATTTTCCGGTTCACCGAGGGTGCATTCGAGACGTTCTACAAATGCGGCGTGAAACGCGTGAAACGAGATTTCCTGGATAGTTTGTGGAACTACAGTCACAATCTGAGGGAAGACGACTGGAAGAGCATGGCTCGCCGGAAGTTAATGGAGTTTGAGGAGCAGTTGCACACTGCTCACGAAGCGGGCGTTCATACATACAGCGGGCAAAGAAGTTGGAGCTTTCTCAACGCTGTCGTGTACTGTCTGACAGTAATAACCACTATCG GATACGGACATATTTCACCTAGTACCACCACCGGAAGAGCCATCACAATAGTTTACGCTATCTTCGGTATCCCGATGTTTCTGATAATATTAGCCGATTTTGGCAAATTATTCACGCGTGGTATCAAGTTCCTCTGGGCGTTCGTCCGAAGGGTGTATTATACCGGAAGTTGTCGCAAGGTTCGTCGAACCGTACCTGTTCAG GAAGTGATGAAAGGCGTGCAATTAGTTTACGACCTAGCAACGTTTAAGAGGCCCTCGCAGATTAACCCAGAGGATATCGAAGAAATACAAAAGCAGGCTCCGCAATCTCAAACGGTGCTCAACTTGGATGGAAACGTGCCTGACACACCAGGAACACCGGCGATGTCCGCGTTCGCCATCGACGACGAATTTAATCTACCGATCTCTGTTGCCATCTTCATTCTACTCGGTTACATTTTCATAGGCGCCACATTGTTCTGTTTATCGGAAGGATGGGGCTTCTTCGAGAGCTTCTACTTCGTTTTCATCTCCATGAGCACTATCGGCTTCGGCGATTACGTGCCAAAG CATCCCATATACATGATGTGTTCGATAATATACCTGGTGTTCGGCCTGGCCCTCACGTCTATGTGCATCAACGTCGTACAG GTGATGCTATCAGACTCATTCAAACAGGCGAGTCAGAAGATTGGAGCGACGATTGGCTTCGAGATTGCGGAAGAGGATCAATCAGTGAATCCAGCGGTTCCTCCGCCGGTCGAAGTCGCTGACGTTCACACTACCATCAAAGAGTCCGACAGTGGTGAAAAGGTTGCACCAAAGGCCAAGCAGGAAGACGTCGACTTATAA
- the LOC117157393 gene encoding uncharacterized protein LOC117157393 isoform X2, giving the protein MEDSYTVHRRRKAAARRREKTPDPSSRNQRLVETSDDEEEARRARMEQMAEDAERAELEDREKRSKEEDLQLKVEERKKRSPSKVKDADGRKVSEEKKSSASPQKESQARESDAKDETTAQSVRKELASQVDNGSPVKEATKSGEVVTKYQDAIPSSKDIDGDIDQPIEPRKVERRLKKKSRERMERHGQSTDSSDMEDIDRHPRRTKSPETGRFRIKKSSSKKISSGDSEVGVKEAIEKPPREKKSSKQKLEGDDQAKPERGRSRVHSQTDDTDEDRKMKKSESFPRQTEEISMKRSSSDIKKQIIPLSNDSLMKDFARAQEEYLKREQNILDADIPDVFEDAQEEKSLRRRKFSTPLTETEQEAIEKSIEKLKESERRKGWFSWLPFFGKKKEDKEDDDPEKKEDHEEPEKVKPPKQKEEPTKVKREDKFLEVRLDQPAKVTFMDFLRAMKDVVAEFKAFVAQNPREAQIVRGLRNRCLSELMLVMIYCGLGAFIFRFTEGAFETFYKCGVKRVKRDFLDSLWNYSHNLREDDWKSMARRKLMEFEEQLHTAHEAGVHTYSGQRSWSFLNAVVYCLTVITTIGYGHISPSTTTGRAITIVYAIFGIPMFLIILADFGKLFTRGIKFLWAFVRRVYYTGSCRKVRRTVPVQEVMKGVQLVYDLATFKRPSQINPEDIEEIQKQAPQSQTVLNLDGNVPDTPGTPAMSAFAIDDEFNLPISVAIFILLGYIFIGATLFCLSEGWGFFESFYFVFISMSTIGFGDYVPKTVSFENQKVNQETDKQTQILKRTNNAHHRIYTLFRTCFSHKSHFGTIARVFLEKIKTKKKKPPMTEYTRTH; this is encoded by the exons ATGGAGGACAGTTACACAGTACACAGGCGGCGCAAAGCCGCGGCCAGAAGGCGCGAGAAGACACCGGACCCTTCCTCGAGGAACCAACGATTGGTGGAAActtccgacgacgaggaagaggCGAGACGCGCCAGGATGGAGCAGATGGCGGAGGATGCTGAGCGGGCCGAGTTGGAGGATCGGGAGAAGAGAAGCAAGGAGGAAGATTTGCAGCTGAAGGTCGAGGAGAGAAAGAAGCGGAGCCCAAGCAAGGTCAAGGACGCTGATGGTAGAAAGGTGAGCGAAGAGAAGAAGAGTTCTGCTTCTCCTCAGAAAGAATCGCAAGCACGTGAGAGTGACGCTAAAGATGAGACCACTGCACAGTCGGTAAGGAAGGAATTGGCTAGCCAAGTGGATAACGGAAGTCCAGTGAAGGAAGCGACCAAGAGTGGAGAAGTTGTTACGAAGTATCAGGATGCTATACCGAGCTCAAAGGATATTGATGGTGATATAGATCAACCGATTGAACCGAGGAAGGTGGAAAGACGTTTGAAGAAGAAGTCGAGGGAAAGAATGGAGAGACACGGTCAGTCGACTGACTCTAGCGATATGGAGGATATAGACAGGCATCCGAGAAGAACTAAATCGCCGGAAACAGGGAGATTTAGAATAAAGAAGAGTTCCTCGAAGAAAATTAGCAGCGGTGATTCCGAAGTTGGAGTAAAAGAGGCGATCGAGAAGCCTCCAAGGGAGAAGAAGTCCAGTAAACAGAAGCTTGAGGGAGACGATCAAGCGAAACCTGAAAGAGGACGTTCTAGAGTTCATAGTCAAACTGACGATACCGACGAGGATCGTAAAATGAAGAAAAGCGAATCTTTCCCTCGGCAGACGGAAGAAATCTCGATGAAGAGATCCTCCTCTGACATAAAGAAGCAGATAATTCCTTTGAGTAACGACAGTCTAATGAAAGATTTCGCTAGAGCCCAAGAGGAATATCTGAAGAGAGAGCAGAACATCCTCGATGCCGATATTCCGGATGTGTTCGAGGATGCTCAAGAAGAAAAGTCGCTGAGAAGAAGAAAATTCAGTACACCGCTCACAGAGACGGAACAAGAAGCCATCGAGAAATCTATCGAGAAGCTGAAAGAGTCTGAGAGAAGAAAAGGTTGGTTTTCTTGGCTGCCATTCTTTGGCAAGAAAAAGGAAGACAAAGAAGACGATGACCCAGAGAAGAAAGAAGACCACGAAGAACCAGAGAAAGTCAAACCACCAAAACAAAAGGAAGAACCGACAAAAGTTAAAAGAGAAGACAAATTCTTAGAAGTAAGACTGGACCAACCGGCGAAAGTCACTTTCATGGACTTTTTAAGGGCAATGAAAGACGTGGTTGCAGAGTTTAAGGCGTTCGTCGCGCAAAATCCTCGGGAAGCACAAATTGTAAGAGGATTGAGAAATCGTTGCTTGTCAGAATTAATGTTGGTGATGATCTACTGTGGTTTGGGCGCGTTTATTTTCCGGTTCACCGAGGGTGCATTCGAGACGTTCTACAAATGCGGCGTGAAACGCGTGAAACGAGATTTCCTGGATAGTTTGTGGAACTACAGTCACAATCTGAGGGAAGACGACTGGAAGAGCATGGCTCGCCGGAAGTTAATGGAGTTTGAGGAGCAGTTGCACACTGCTCACGAAGCGGGCGTTCATACATACAGCGGGCAAAGAAGTTGGAGCTTTCTCAACGCTGTCGTGTACTGTCTGACAGTAATAACCACTATCG GATACGGACATATTTCACCTAGTACCACCACCGGAAGAGCCATCACAATAGTTTACGCTATCTTCGGTATCCCGATGTTTCTGATAATATTAGCCGATTTTGGCAAATTATTCACGCGTGGTATCAAGTTCCTCTGGGCGTTCGTCCGAAGGGTGTATTATACCGGAAGTTGTCGCAAGGTTCGTCGAACCGTACCTGTTCAG GAAGTGATGAAAGGCGTGCAATTAGTTTACGACCTAGCAACGTTTAAGAGGCCCTCGCAGATTAACCCAGAGGATATCGAAGAAATACAAAAGCAGGCTCCGCAATCTCAAACGGTGCTCAACTTGGATGGAAACGTGCCTGACACACCAGGAACACCGGCGATGTCCGCGTTCGCCATCGACGACGAATTTAATCTACCGATCTCTGTTGCCATCTTCATTCTACTCGGTTACATTTTCATAGGCGCCACATTGTTCTGTTTATCGGAAGGATGGGGCTTCTTCGAGAGCTTCTACTTCGTTTTCATCTCCATGAGCACTATCGGCTTCGGCGATTACGTGCCAAAG ACGGTAAGCTTTGAAAATCAAAAAGTTAATCAAGAAACAGACAAACAAACACAAATTCTAAAGAGAACTAATAATGCACATCACCGTATATACACACTATTTCGTACATGCTTTTCGCATAAATCTCACTTCGGCACAATTGCACGTGTTTTCTTAgagaaaattaaaacaaaaaaaaaaaaaccgccGATGACAGAATACACGCGCACACATTAA